A stretch of DNA from Alicyclobacillus acidocaldarius subsp. acidocaldarius Tc-4-1:
GGAGTGGGGCAGGTGTCGGTTGCGTGGTGGCGGGAGGGTGGGCGCGTGTATGCGCCGCTTTCCGCCTGCGTCGCCTGGTTCAATCTCATGCACGTTCCTCAGGCGTTCACGTCGAGCGGATGGGTGGTGGGAGATCTCCCGTCTCCTGCGCAGGCGCCCCCATCTTCGGGCCCGCTTTTCATCTGGTATTGGCAGCCCGCTCACGGCGACGAGGTGACGTACGCGGGGCCCATCGACGCGCATGCCATCGCCAAAAGCGGTCAAGTCTACGTGGATGTGGATGCGCTGCAGCAGCTGTTGGCCGCCTTTCACGTCCAGACGCGCTGGCAAGGCTCGCAGTTGGCTGTGATCGATCCCGCCCCACAGGTTTCGCTCCCATCCTGGGGCGTCGCCTCATCCGCGTACCAAGTGCAGGGAGATCTGTGGCCCGAGCCGTGGTTCTACGGGGAGGCAGGCGTCACCTCTTCGGCGCTCTACAATCCGCTTACACCGGTTCTCCCTCTTCGCCTGAAGGCTCAGGATGGATTTTCGGGCGAGGCGATGATTACGGTTCGCTCGCTTGCGCGCGCGGACGAAGTGCATCGCTACAGCGCCCGCATGATCCATGGCGCGCTCGACGCCACCATCCGCCTGCCTTTCACGGGACTTCTGGGCGTCGAGGTGGATGAAGTTCTCAACGCGTCGACGCTCAAGCTGCGCCTATTGGCTTACAGCCGCGCCATCGAGTCCGCGGCGCCCAATCTCTCGCTTCAGAGCCTCGGGCTCCTTCAGAGTTGGTTTGTGAACCACAACGAGTCGCCGCAGGTAGCAGAACTTGCGGCTTCCATCGCGCACACGAGCCCAGGCGCACGGGCGCTCTCGCCGCAGCAGGTGGACGCAGAGATCCAGGCCATTTCGGACTGGGCGTCGCTGCACATCTGGTACAATTGGCCGGCTTACCTGCACGGTCAGGTTCCGTGGCAGCAGATGACCACCACGCTATCCCTTCACGAAGGCGTGTGCCAGGACATCTCGGGCGTCGCGGCGGGACTCCTGCGCGCGCTCGGGATCCCGGCGCTGGTCGTGCAGGGGCAGGGCCTGGGACAACTTGGATGGGGCCCCCATCAGTGGGACGAGGCCTGGGACGGGCAGCGGTGGGTGGTCTTCGATCCAACGTTTGACGCCGTGTACACGAGCGATCAAGGCATCGCGCCGCCCTCTTCCGTCACGCACCACGACTTCGATCCGCCTCCGAGCGAGTTTGGTCAAACCCACCGTGGCGGCCAGATCGCCGATTGGTAACCCGAATTTTGCAGCAGACGAGGAGAGGATGTTTGTGAACGTGCATCGATATGCGGAAAACCCGCTCATCACCCCGAAGGACGTGCCACCTTCGCATTCCGATATGCGCGTCATTGGCGCCTTCAACGCAGGTGTGGCTCGCGTGGGCGACGAGACCGTGCTCGTGCTGCGCGTCGCGGAGCAGGCGAGCGCGGACGAGGACGCCGTCGGCGTGCCCGTGTACAATCCCGCGCACCGAACGGTCGAGGTCCACTGGTTCAAACGTTCGGATCCGCACTACGACTTCTCCGATCCGCGCGCGGTGCGCCGCAAAGACACCGGCGAAACGGTGTGGCTCACGTCCATGTCTCACCTGCGCCTCGCCCGAAGCCGCGACGGCCGCCATTTCACCGTGGACGAGAAGCCGTTTCTCGCCCCCGAGACGCCCTATGAGGCGTTTGGCGTCGAAGATCCGCGGGTGACCGAGATCGCTGGCGTCTACTACATCACCTACACCGCCGTGTCCGATCACGGCGTCGCAGTCGGCCTCGCCGCCACGCGGGATTTTCACCACGTCTGGCGCCTCGGCCTCATCCTGCCGCCGGAGAACAAGGACGCCGTGCTGTTTCCCGAGCGCGTCGGCTCTCACTACTACCTGCTCCATCGTCCTGCGCCGCGCGGCCTCGGCGAACTCGACATCTGGCTTGCCGAATCCCCCAATCTTCGCGCCTGGGGCAATCACCGCTTTCTGCTCGCACCCCGCAAGGACAGCTGGGACAGCCTGCGCGTCGGCGGAGGCGCCGTGCCCATCCGCACGGACAAGGGCTGGCTCATCCTGTACCACGGCGCCAACGCGAAGAACGAGTATGCCATGGGCGCTTGCCTCGTGGACCTCGGCGATCCGTCGCGCGTCCTGGCGCGATCGGCCGAGCCCATTCTCAAGCCCGAAGCGCCGTACGAGCAGGCGGGCTTCTTCCGCGGCGTCGTGTTCTCCTGCGGGGCATGGGTCGAGGGCGACGTCGTGCACATGTATTACGGGGTCGCCGACGAGTCGCTCGCGGGCGCGGACCTTTCCCTGCGCGACATTCTGGATACGCTCGCGTGAGGACCCACGCGCGCCCGCTCGCGCAGCCCCATGTCTCGCGCAGCCATCGCTTTTTTAGAGAATTTTTGATGTCGTGTCCGTCTTTTTCTTGTATATTGATCTTTAACAAGCGATAGGTGGTGGAATGCAGTTTGGACCAGGAAATCTTGTATCTGACGCGATCCGGCAAGGACCTCGCGCGCAAAACCCGCCGCTGGCTTCGCCAACATCCGGAGGCGACCCTCGGCGAGGTGGCCGAGCAGGTGCGCGACCTGTTTCAACTTCGCGATCTCGGCGATCTCGCCGATCGCCCGCTGCGCGAGCTGCCCGAGTGCCGCTGGATTGTCCTCGGCGAAAACGATAGGGGCCGCATTGAGGTGCAGAAGGACGTGGCTGGTCTGGGCGACGTCCGCTACGTGGAGACGAGAGGCTGAAGTCTTGGTCCCTTCGCAGGCGACGCAAAACAGGGGGCTGCCGAACTACGGCGCCCCCTGTTTTCTTTCACATCACGCGCTTGCCAAACAGCGATTCCAGGAGTTCCACGGCCATGCGGCCCGTCTGGTTCCGGTGATCCAAAATGGGGTTCACCTCGACGACGTCGACCGAGAGCAGCTTGCCGCTCGCGGCCAAGAGCTCCATGGCGAGATGGCCCTCGCGGTAGGTAAAGCCGCCGTTGACCGGCGTGCCGACGCCTGGGGCGAACATGGGGTCGAGGGCGTCGAGATCGAGACTCAGGTGAATGCCGCGCGTGCCGTCCGACGCAATGCGGATGGCCTCCTGCATGACCGCGTCCATGCCTCTGCGATCCACGTCCTGCATGGTGAACACGTGAATGCCGGATTGGCGAATGAGCTCCCGCTCCTCCGGATCGATGGACCGCGCGCCGACGAGCACCACGTTTTTCGGCTTCACTTTCGGGCATACCCCCCCGATGCCGGTGAGCGCTTCGTGGCCGAGGCCGAGGCTCGCGGCGAGCGGCATCCCGTGGATGTTGCCCGAGGGTGTCGTCTCGTCTGTGTTCATGTCGCCGTGCGCGTCAAACCAAATGACGCCAAACGGCTGCCCCGCGCGCGCGATGCCCGCCAGGCTGCCGATGGCGATGGAGTGATCGCCGCCCAGAATGACGGGCGTGTGACCGCCCTTCAGCACGCCCTCCACCTTCTCGCAGAGCGCCTCGCAGACGGAGACCACCTCGCGCAGGTACTTCAGCTTCTGATGCTCAATCCGCCTCGTCTCCGGCGTCGGCACCGGCACGTCGCCGAGATCGGACACCTCATAGCCGAGCCGCTCCAGCTTCTCTTTCAGCCCCGCGTAGCGGATGGCGCTCGGGCCCATGTCCACGCCGCGTCGGTTCTGGCCGTAGTCGGACGGGACGCCGATGATGTGAATGTCCTTCATGTCTATCCCTGCTTTCTAGCGCGCCTCTCCCGCGAATACGCTCCGGATCTGCTCAAACGCCCACGCTAGTTCGTCTTCCGTGATGACGAGCGGCGGTGCGAAGCGAATGGTGTTTTCGTGCGTCTCTTTGCACAAGAGCCCCGCCTCTTTCAGCCGTTCGCAGTACGGCCGCGCCTTCTCGTGAAGCTCCAGGCCGATGAACAGCCCCTTGCCGCGCACTTCTTTGATGGCGGGGTGCTTGAGTTCGCGGAGCCATCCGAGGAACTTCTCGCCCAGCGCGCGAGATTTCTCCGGCAGCTTCTCCTCGACGATCACGTCGAGCGCCGCGATGGCCACCGCCGCGCCGAGCGGATTGCCGCCGAACGTCGACCCGTGCGATCCGGGTTCGAACACCCCGAGAATGTCCCGGTTTGCCGCCACGGCGGACACGGGGAACACGCCGCCGCCGAGCGCCTTGCCGAGGATGTACACGTCCGGCACGACGCCCTCCCAGTCGCACGCGAACATCTGGCCGGTGCGGCCGAGGCCCGTTTGAATCTCATCTGCCACAAACAGCACCCCGTGCTGACGGCACACTTCGTACGCCTCTCGCAGATAGCCTTCTGGCGGCACGATGATGCCCGCCTCGCCTTGGATGGGCTCGACGAGGAACGCCGCAGTGTTCTCTGTGATGGCCCTCTTCAGCGCCTCAATGTCCCCGTAGGGAATGATGCGGAAGCCGGGTGTGAGCGGGCCGAAGCCGCGCCGGTATTCCGGATCGCTCGAGAACGAGATGATGGTCGTGGTCCGCCCGTGGAAGTTGTGTTCGGCCACGATGATCTCGGCCTGGTCGTTCGGCACGCCCTTGACGTCGTACGCGTACCGCCTGACCGCCTTGATGGCCGTCTCTACCGCCTCGGCGCCCGTGTTCATCGGCAGCACCATGTCCTTGTGCGTGAGCTTCGCGATGCGCTCGTACAGCTGGCCGAGCTTGTCGTTGTAAAACGCGCGCGAGGTGAGTGTGATGGCGTCCGCCTGATCCTTGAGCGCCTGGATGATGCGCGGATGGCGGTGCCCCTGGTTGAGCGCCGAGTACGCGCTCAGCATGTCAAGGTAGCGGTTGCCCTCCGCGTCCCACACCCATACGCCCTCGCCCTTGACGAGCACCACGGGAAGCGGGTGGTAGTTTTTCGCGCCATATTGCTCCTCGAGCCGCAGCGCTTCGCGGCTCGTCAACTGTGTCGCCATGCGATTCACCTCAACAGGCGGGCGAAACCGCCCGCCGAATTCCGTTACAGAAGCTCCGACACGCTCTTCATCTGCGTGAAGAGGAGCAGGTAATCCGGGCCGCCCGCCTTCGAATCGGTGCCGGACATGTTGAACCCGCCGAACGGGTGCACGCCGACGACGGCGCCTGTGCACTTGCGGTTGAAGTACAGGTTGCCGACGTGGAAGTGATGGCGCGCGTAGGCCAGGTGCTCGCGGTTCGTCGACAGGACAGAACCGGTGAGGCCAAATTCCGTGCCGTTGGCCACGTCGATGGCCTCTTCGAACGACTTCACCTTCGTGAACGCCACCACTGGGCCGAAGATCTCCTCCTGCATGATCCGCGCGTCCGGCTTCACGTCCACGAATACCGTCGGCTGGATGAAGAAGCCGGTCTCGTTGGACGCCGTGCCGCCCGCGACGAGCCGCCCTTCGCCGCGCCCAATCTCGATGTAGGTGGTTACCTTCTCAAAAGCCTTCTGGTCGATCACCGGCCCCGTGCCGACGCTCGCGTCCCGCACGTCGCCCACCTTGAACGCCTTCGCGATCTCGGCGACGCGATCGACGAGTTCATCGTAGAGCGACTCGTGCGCGATGACGCGCGAGCACGCCGAGCACTTCTGGCCGGAGAAGCCGAAGGCGGACTGGGCGATGATCTGCGCGGCCGCCTGGACGTCGTAGCCCTCGTCCACGACGATAGCGTCCTTGCCGCCCATCTCGGCGATGAACCGCTTGATCCAGCGCTGGCCGGGGATGCGCTTGGCGGCGAGCTCATTCAGGTGCAGGCCTACCTGCTTCGAACCGGTGAAGGAAATGAACCGCACATCCTTGTGGCCGACCATGAAGTCGCCGATTTCGGCCGGATCGCCAGGGACAAAGTTGACCACGCCCGGCGGCATGCCGGCCTCTTCGAGCGCCTCCATCAGCTTGTAGGCGATGACGGGCGTCTGGATGGCGGGCTTCAAGAGGACGGTGTTGCCCGCGACGACGGCCGACACGGTCATGCCCGTCACGATGGCGAGCGGGAAGTTCCACGGCGGGATGATGGCGCCCACGCCGAGCGGGATGTATTCGATGTGGTTGTCCTCGCCCGAGATGGGTGTGAGGAGATCGTCCGCCCGGCGGGCGAGATCGATCATCTGGCGCCCGTAGTATTCGAGAAAGTCGATGGCCTCGGCGGTGTCCGCGTCGGCCTCCGCGCGGCTCTTGCCAGCTTCGAGCAGCATCCACGCGGAAAACTCGTGCTTTCTCCGGCGGATGATGGCCGCGGTCTTGAAGAGGAGCGCGGCGCGCTCGATGACCGGCATGCGCGACCAGGTCCGGTAGGCGTCCCAGGCCGCCTCGAGCGCCTGCTCAATCTCGTCCTTGCCGGCCATGGCGACGCGGCCGATGACCTCCGCCTTCTTGGACGGGTTGATGGACTCGATGTAGCGGCCGGTATCGATGCGCTTGCCGCCGATGATGAGCGGATACGTCCGGCCGAGCTCTCGTTCGACCTTGGCGAGGGCTGCGGCGAATGCCTCCTGGTTGGCCGGGTTGTGGAAGTCCGTCAAAGGCTCTGGGCGATACGGAATCATCGTATGGCCTCCTTCGAAATCGTGTGATACGTAGGGCCAGGGTCCGCGCAGGCTCTACGAGTACTATCGAAGCAAACTTTGTGCCAAATGGCCAGCGCAGGGTCAGGCAGGTGTCGCATCCGAAGCGACAGGCACAAAAAGGGCCTTGCGCTTTTCGGACTCGGACTGCAAACTATGCTTGCATGCCGATTCGGGCAGGCGCGACATGGCTCTTTGTATATTGATGCAAGCGAGGCTGGAACATGCGGAGAGGAGGCGAGGAATGCACGCGCAAGATGCGGAGGCTCGCCGCACGTTGTTGGAGGCGGCGCTCGACGCGCTAGACGAGGGCGTGCACGTGGTGGACGCGGCGGGCGTCACGGTGTTTTACAACCGGAAGATGGCGGACATCGAGGCAATGGCGCGGGAGGACGTGCTGGGCCGTCGGATTGACGACGTGTTCTCGTTTCCGGACGCAGCGGGGAGCACGCTGCTCGACGCGGTACGGCGAGGCGTGCGGCGCGACGACGTGCGCCAGACCTACTTTAACCGGCGGGGGCAGGCCATTACCACGGTGAATCGGACGTTCCCCGTCTATGCGGAGGGGCGAATACTGGGTGCGGTCGAGATCGCCCGGGATGTGACGAGCGTCGAACAGTTGAGGAGCACGGCCTTTGGACAGGCGGGCGTGCGCTACACGTTCGCGTCCATCATCGCGGAGAGCGCTGCGATGCGCGAGGTGCTCGAACAGGCGCGGCGCGCCGCGCGCACGGACTCCTCGGTGCTCATTGTCGGGGAGACGGGCACGGGCAAGGAGCTTCTGGCGCAGGGCATCCACGCGGCCAGCCCGAGGAGGGACGGGCCGTTTGTGTCGCAGAACCTCGCTGCCATTCCGGACACGCTCGTCGAGGGCATCTTGTTTGGCACGGCGCGCGGGGCGTTCACGGGCGCGGTGGATCGGCCGGGGCTCATCGAGCAGGCAAACGGGGGCACGCTCCTTTTGGACGAGCTGAACGCCATGTCGGCGCCGCTCCAGGCCAAGTTGTTGCGCGTGCTCCAGGAGCGCGTGGTACGCCGCGTGGGGGACCTGAAGGATCGCCCCGTGGACGTGCGCATCCTCGCCACGATGAACGAAGAGCCAGGCCACGCCATCCGCGAGGGCCGGCTGCGGGCCGATTTGTTCTATCGCCTGAGCGTCGTGACGCTCACGGTGCCTCCGCTGCGGTCCCGCCGCGAAGACATTCCGCCGCTCGTGGCTCACTTCATCCGCCGGCTCAACGGCGCATTTGGGCTCCGGGTGGAGGGTTGCGAGCCGACGCTGATGGACGCGTTCCTGGCGTACGACTGGCCCGGCAACGTCCGCGAGCTGGAGCA
This window harbors:
- a CDS encoding transglutaminase-like domain-containing protein, with the protein product MSVAWWREGGRVYAPLSACVAWFNLMHVPQAFTSSGWVVGDLPSPAQAPPSSGPLFIWYWQPAHGDEVTYAGPIDAHAIAKSGQVYVDVDALQQLLAAFHVQTRWQGSQLAVIDPAPQVSLPSWGVASSAYQVQGDLWPEPWFYGEAGVTSSALYNPLTPVLPLRLKAQDGFSGEAMITVRSLARADEVHRYSARMIHGALDATIRLPFTGLLGVEVDEVLNASTLKLRLLAYSRAIESAAPNLSLQSLGLLQSWFVNHNESPQVAELAASIAHTSPGARALSPQQVDAEIQAISDWASLHIWYNWPAYLHGQVPWQQMTTTLSLHEGVCQDISGVAAGLLRALGIPALVVQGQGLGQLGWGPHQWDEAWDGQRWVVFDPTFDAVYTSDQGIAPPSSVTHHDFDPPPSEFGQTHRGGQIADW
- the rocF gene encoding arginase, with translation MKDIHIIGVPSDYGQNRRGVDMGPSAIRYAGLKEKLERLGYEVSDLGDVPVPTPETRRIEHQKLKYLREVVSVCEALCEKVEGVLKGGHTPVILGGDHSIAIGSLAGIARAGQPFGVIWFDAHGDMNTDETTPSGNIHGMPLAASLGLGHEALTGIGGVCPKVKPKNVVLVGARSIDPEERELIRQSGIHVFTMQDVDRRGMDAVMQEAIRIASDGTRGIHLSLDLDALDPMFAPGVGTPVNGGFTYREGHLAMELLAASGKLLSVDVVEVNPILDHRNQTGRMAVELLESLFGKRVM
- the pruA gene encoding L-glutamate gamma-semialdehyde dehydrogenase; the encoded protein is MIPYRPEPLTDFHNPANQEAFAAALAKVERELGRTYPLIIGGKRIDTGRYIESINPSKKAEVIGRVAMAGKDEIEQALEAAWDAYRTWSRMPVIERAALLFKTAAIIRRRKHEFSAWMLLEAGKSRAEADADTAEAIDFLEYYGRQMIDLARRADDLLTPISGEDNHIEYIPLGVGAIIPPWNFPLAIVTGMTVSAVVAGNTVLLKPAIQTPVIAYKLMEALEEAGMPPGVVNFVPGDPAEIGDFMVGHKDVRFISFTGSKQVGLHLNELAAKRIPGQRWIKRFIAEMGGKDAIVVDEGYDVQAAAQIIAQSAFGFSGQKCSACSRVIAHESLYDELVDRVAEIAKAFKVGDVRDASVGTGPVIDQKAFEKVTTYIEIGRGEGRLVAGGTASNETGFFIQPTVFVDVKPDARIMQEEIFGPVVAFTKVKSFEEAIDVANGTEFGLTGSVLSTNREHLAYARHHFHVGNLYFNRKCTGAVVGVHPFGGFNMSGTDSKAGGPDYLLLFTQMKSVSELL
- a CDS encoding ornithine--oxo-acid transaminase; the encoded protein is MATQLTSREALRLEEQYGAKNYHPLPVVLVKGEGVWVWDAEGNRYLDMLSAYSALNQGHRHPRIIQALKDQADAITLTSRAFYNDKLGQLYERIAKLTHKDMVLPMNTGAEAVETAIKAVRRYAYDVKGVPNDQAEIIVAEHNFHGRTTTIISFSSDPEYRRGFGPLTPGFRIIPYGDIEALKRAITENTAAFLVEPIQGEAGIIVPPEGYLREAYEVCRQHGVLFVADEIQTGLGRTGQMFACDWEGVVPDVYILGKALGGGVFPVSAVAANRDILGVFEPGSHGSTFGGNPLGAAVAIAALDVIVEEKLPEKSRALGEKFLGWLRELKHPAIKEVRGKGLFIGLELHEKARPYCERLKEAGLLCKETHENTIRFAPPLVITEDELAWAFEQIRSVFAGEAR
- a CDS encoding glycoside hydrolase family 130 protein; its protein translation is MFVNVHRYAENPLITPKDVPPSHSDMRVIGAFNAGVARVGDETVLVLRVAEQASADEDAVGVPVYNPAHRTVEVHWFKRSDPHYDFSDPRAVRRKDTGETVWLTSMSHLRLARSRDGRHFTVDEKPFLAPETPYEAFGVEDPRVTEIAGVYYITYTAVSDHGVAVGLAATRDFHHVWRLGLILPPENKDAVLFPERVGSHYYLLHRPAPRGLGELDIWLAESPNLRAWGNHRFLLAPRKDSWDSLRVGGGAVPIRTDKGWLILYHGANAKNEYAMGACLVDLGDPSRVLARSAEPILKPEAPYEQAGFFRGVVFSCGAWVEGDVVHMYYGVADESLAGADLSLRDILDTLA
- a CDS encoding sigma-54 interaction domain-containing protein, whose translation is MHAQDAEARRTLLEAALDALDEGVHVVDAAGVTVFYNRKMADIEAMAREDVLGRRIDDVFSFPDAAGSTLLDAVRRGVRRDDVRQTYFNRRGQAITTVNRTFPVYAEGRILGAVEIARDVTSVEQLRSTAFGQAGVRYTFASIIAESAAMREVLEQARRAARTDSSVLIVGETGTGKELLAQGIHAASPRRDGPFVSQNLAAIPDTLVEGILFGTARGAFTGAVDRPGLIEQANGGTLLLDELNAMSAPLQAKLLRVLQERVVRRVGDLKDRPVDVRILATMNEEPGHAIREGRLRADLFYRLSVVTLTVPPLRSRREDIPPLVAHFIRRLNGAFGLRVEGCEPTLMDAFLAYDWPGNVRELEHVIEGAMNLMEDEAKIGFQHLPGHVRRRLEQALDEMQGDGEQRRRDARDEVVHEPAPEGAADEIGRDRPSFRQLVRDYARTVLQSALEETRGNVSEAARRLDMSRQNLQYWLREVGVDPARYRA